Genomic window (Syntrophorhabdaceae bacterium):
CTTCCGCACAATTCCCTCTTTGAGTGTTCCACCACGAAGAGTGTAGTGGGGCCGTACACTTGATAATCTCTCAAAAGTGCGGTGGTTTCGCTCACATATCCTTTGTCATACGGGGGGTCCAGGAAAATTATATCATACTTGGCGTCTTTTTTATAAAGAAAAGGCAGGGCAAGCCTCACCTCCATGTGGAGTACTTCGGAGGAAGAAAGAAGGGAAAGGGATTCGAGGTTCCGTTGGATGAGGGCGTACATTTCCCTGTCCTGTTCCACGAGAGTTGCAGACGCCGCCCCCCGGCTCATGGCCTCGATCGAGAATAAACCGGAGCCGGCGAAGAGGTCGAGCACCGTCTTC
Coding sequences:
- the rsmD gene encoding 16S rRNA (guanine(966)-N(2))-methyltransferase RsmD, translated to MKKIRVTAGRFRSRTIEILENKVARYTPSRVREAIFNIIGDVEGKTVLDLFAGSGLFSIEAMSRGAASATLVEQDREMYALIQRNLESLSLLSSSEVLHMEVRLALPFLYKKDAKYDIIFLDPPYDKGYVSETTALLRDYQVYGPTTLFVVEHSKRELCGSSESAGEKGAFTRRYGNTCVTICGPRDLTKRSS